One Coffea arabica cultivar ET-39 chromosome 5e, Coffea Arabica ET-39 HiFi, whole genome shotgun sequence DNA segment encodes these proteins:
- the LOC113722719 gene encoding putative disease resistance protein RGA3, which produces MAIAESLIPKIIDELGEVAKKQLEKRVNLVLGVEEEVANIEKRLATIENVLRDAERRRLKEEPVGKWLEELEGITYEMDDVLDEWNVKIQKPEFEQPTLWSKVRSFILSLCLRIKELPDRLDIAQKIKSINDKLESTLKEADKFKFITSGGIPDSHDFQRGMTTSIIDESKICGRDSDKVALLDQVLSKSSSQGRKGVQVISVVGAGGSGKTTLAQLLFNNDEVQRHFELRNWICVSDPFDQKRIAKAILGNAGNSSQESELDPLIRGIKETFSRKRFLLVLDDVWTEDDSKWEPFQNSLKDGAPGSVILVTTRSHRVAAVVGTTHTHRMALMSDSDCWLIMQRIAFANKSGDFCKKVERIGQKIAEKCKGLPLAAKTMGSLLRFKDTVQQWQNVLDSEIWQLEEAAVELFPHLYLSYNELSPELKRCFSYCAVFPKDHEIYVEELISLWIAQGYVRPRRRGERLELVGREYFNKLAMRSFFQELQEVEGYFGFHEYMKCKMHDIVHDFAQFLTKNECHALDGTRRNSSSERPRHLTILEEGTEEEMFSSPVVDFGRLRSFFAFRRIGTVVVPQNLFCSLKCVRTLTLSRCELAEIPTEIGRLIHLRHLDLSYNPFITLPEAICDLYYLETLNINDCGQLSCLPERIEGLVHLRHLFNENTDDLRQMPQGFGKLTSLCTLARFIARSNFDDLAILKDLNQLEILVIEIEGEVDFGSAKLGKKINMREMFLLFSDGTHFIETPNCIETMQPPPNLELLVLVGYPGTQLPSWLVTKSHANNLTKLSIARPHNISSLLALRKLSFLEELVLGEADELECLGKEFFGVTKALHENSRDALDTLSDSESSFSAEAVAFPNLRKLYFREFDNWTNWEDVSEDDEEVAVSIMPCLEELKISQCYKLEALPHRILSKISSLKNLDIQRCDKLRDRYFDKIGDDWIKISHIPRVHISN; this is translated from the coding sequence ATGGCAATAGCTGAATCGTTGATTCCAAAGATAATAGATGAATTGGGTGAAGTTGCCAAAAAGCAGCTCGAGAAGAGGGTTAACCTGGTGCTGGGGGTTGAAGAGGAGGTGGCAAATATCGAAAAAAGGTTGGCAACCATTGAAAATGTGCTGCGTGATGCAGAGAGACGAAGGCTGAAGGAGGAACCTGTAGGAAAGTGGCTCGAAGAGCTTGAGGGCATAACATATGAGATGGATGATGTGCTGGACGAATGGAACGTCAAGATTCAGAAACCAGAATTTGAGCAACCAACATTGTGGAGCAAGGTTCGTTCCTTTATCCTATCCCTTTGTTTACGTATCAAAGAGCTTCCTGACCGTCTTGATATAGCTCAGAAAATAAAAAGCATAAATGACAAGCTAGAATCGACTTTGAAAGAGGCAGATAAATTCAAGTTTATTACAAGTGGGGGGATTCCTGATTCTCATGATTTTCAACGAGGTATGACTACCTCAATCATAGACGAATCAAAGATCTGTGGTCGAGATTCTGATAAGGTTGCTTTACTTGACCAAGTTTTGTCTAAGAGCAGTAGTCAAGGAAGAAAGGGGGTTCAAGTTATCTCTGTAGTAGGGGCCGGGGGTAGCGGAAAGACCACACTTGCCCAGCTGCTCTTCAATAACGATGAAGTGCAGAGGCACTTTGAACTTAGAAATTGGATCTGCGTATCGGATCCTTTCGACCAGAAAAGGATTGCGAAAGCTATCCTTGGGAATGCTGGAAATAGTTCTCAAGAATCAGAGTTGGATCCGTTGATCCGAGGTATAAAAGAAACTTTTTCCCGTAAGAGATTCCTGCTTGTCCTAGATGATGTCTGGACAGAGGATGACTCAAAGTGGGAACCTTTCCAAAACTCTCTCAAGGATGGGGCTCCTGGAAGTGTAATCTTGGTGACAACAAGGAGTCATAGAGTGGCCGCAGTGGTGGGAACAACTCATACTCACCGGATGGCCCTGATGTCCGACTCTGATTGTTGGCTAATAATGCAAAGGATAGCATTTGCCAACAAATCAGGGGACTTCTGCAAGAAGGTGGAAAGAATTGggcagaaaattgcagaaaagtgCAAAGGGTTGCCACTTGCTGCAAAGACTATGGGAAGCTTGTTACGGTTCAAAGATACCGTACAACAATGGCAGAATGTTTTGGACAGTGAGATATGGCAATTGGAGGAAGCAGCCGTGGAACTTTTCCCTCATTTGTATTTAAGCTATAACGAGTTGTCCCCAGAGCTGAAACGTTGCTTCTCATATTGTGCTGTCTTTCCCAAAGATCATGAGATATATGTAGAAGAGCTTATTAGTCTGTGGATAGCACAAGGTTATGTTCGCCCAAGACGAAGAGGTGAGCGCTTGGAGCTGGTGGGCCGTGAGTACTTCAACAAGTTGGCAATGCGTTCCTTTTTTCAAGAATTACAAGAAGTTGAGGGTTACTTTGGGTTTCATGAATATATGAAGTGCAAGATGCATGACATAGTGCATGATTTTgcacaatttctcacaaaaaatGAATGTCATGCACTTGATGGAACTAGAAGAAATTCATCTAGTGAAAGACCACGTCATCTAACAATTTTGGAAGAAGGCACCGAGGAGGAGATGTTTAGTTCTCCAGTCGTTGATTTTGGAAGGCTCAGGAGCTTTTTTGCTTTTCGTAGAATTGGAACAGTAGTAGTTCCCCAAAATCTGTTTTGCAGTTTGAAGTGCGTGAGGACTCTGACTTTAAGTCGTTGTGAGCTGGCTGAAATCCCAACCGAGATCGGAAGGTTGATTCATCTTCGGCACTTGGACTTAAGTTATAATCCTTTCATTACACTGCCAGAAGCTATATGTGATCTATATTATCTGGAAACTTTGAATATCAATGATTGTGGACAGCTTTCGTGCCTTCCTGAAAGGATTGAAGGCCTTGTACACTTGAGGCACCTTTTCAATGAGAACACCGATGATTTACGTCAAATGCCACAAGGATTCGGGAAGCTGACATCACTTTGTACTTTGGCTCGGTTCATCGCCAGGAGCAACTTTGATGATTTGGCAATTCTGAAGGACCTGAACCAACTGGAAATATTGGTCATTGAAATTGAAGGAGAAGTAGATTTTGGGAGTGCAAAACTTGGCAAGAAAATCAACATGCGTGAAATGTTTTTGTTATTTAGTGATGGGACCCACTTTATAGAAACTCCAAATTGCATTGAAACCATGCAACCACCTCCAAACTTGGAACTACTTGTGCTAGTTGGCTATCCAGGAACCCAGTTACCAAGTTGGCTTGTGACGAAGTCTCACGCCAATAACTTGACGAAGCTCAGTATTGCTAGGCCCCACAACATCTCATCCTTGCTTGCCTTGCGGAAGCTATCATTCCTAGAAGAGCTTGTGCTCGGGGAAGCGGATGAGCTAGAATGTTTGGGTAAGGAATTCTTCGGAGTTACAAAAGCACTACATGAGAATAGTCGTGATGCTCTTGATACATTGTCAGACTCCGAGTCATCATTCTCAGCTGAAGCAGTGGCATTTCcgaatttgagaaaattatattTTCGTGAATTCGACAATTGGACAAATTGGGAAGACGTaagtgaagatgatgaagaagttGCAGTCTCTATCATGCCATGTCTGGAGGAGCTAAAAATTAGTCAATGTTACAAGCTTGAAGCTCTGCCACATCGCATCCTCAGCAAGATATCATCTCTCAAAAATTTGGATATTCAACGTTGCGACAAGTTGAGGGATCGTTACTTTGACAAAATAGGAGATGACTGGATAAAGATATCACACATTCCTCGAGTTCACATATCCAATTAG